One stretch of Deltaproteobacteria bacterium DNA includes these proteins:
- the mtaB gene encoding tRNA (N(6)-L-threonylcarbamoyladenosine(37)-C(2))-methylthiotransferase MtaB encodes MSEQRVYRVTTHTLGCKVNQVDTSAIVRDFAEYGFVPTDENADADVIVVNSCTVTAGADRDARKLIARAREENAGALLVLTGCLSPGKTSGQDRADIVLGNDGKGRLVEDVLTRLNLRDELTRKTGHDGFFGGGVVDTSSRARAFVKVQDGCNRNCAYCVIPSVRGRSRSRAIREIVEDAKVVAARGYHELVLTGVHLGSFGADFSPRARLTDLLTALLNGTNIPRIRISSIEPMEIRDDLIDLMASNPRICPHLHVPLQSGDDDVLRLMRRPYSRDHYRAKIEAIVASVPDVLIGSDVIVGFPGEDESAFENSMDLVERTPLHHLHVFPYSERPGTHAATLTEKSQTARIRARSERLRALGRDKWRRFLGRHIGRTLPVLAIKPVGENTFEGLTANYLPVLVSGPCVSGRECLAHVRAVEDTSKGGRLIADREVDPTIWNDGDISPYIPFGILRA; translated from the coding sequence ATGAGCGAGCAGCGCGTCTATCGGGTGACGACGCACACCCTCGGCTGCAAGGTCAACCAGGTGGACACCTCGGCAATCGTCCGCGACTTCGCGGAGTACGGATTCGTGCCGACCGACGAGAATGCCGACGCCGACGTGATCGTCGTCAACTCGTGCACCGTCACCGCGGGCGCGGATCGCGACGCGCGAAAACTCATCGCGCGGGCACGCGAGGAGAACGCCGGGGCGTTGCTCGTGCTGACGGGCTGCCTGTCTCCGGGCAAGACGTCCGGCCAGGATCGCGCGGATATCGTGCTCGGCAACGATGGAAAAGGTCGTTTGGTGGAAGATGTGCTCACGCGCCTGAATCTGCGTGACGAATTGACGCGCAAGACCGGGCACGACGGGTTCTTCGGCGGCGGCGTGGTTGATACATCGTCGCGCGCGCGGGCGTTCGTGAAGGTGCAGGACGGCTGCAACCGAAACTGTGCGTATTGCGTGATCCCGTCGGTGCGCGGGCGAAGCCGAAGCCGGGCGATTCGGGAGATCGTCGAAGATGCGAAGGTGGTCGCTGCGCGCGGCTACCACGAACTCGTCCTCACGGGCGTGCACTTGGGCAGCTTCGGCGCCGACTTTTCGCCGCGCGCACGGCTAACGGATCTTCTCACGGCCCTGCTCAACGGGACGAACATCCCGCGCATTCGAATTTCTTCCATCGAACCGATGGAAATCCGCGATGATTTGATCGACCTGATGGCGTCGAATCCGCGGATCTGCCCGCACCTGCACGTACCATTACAGTCGGGCGACGACGACGTGCTTCGCCTCATGCGCCGCCCGTACTCCCGCGACCACTACCGCGCGAAGATCGAGGCGATCGTCGCGTCGGTCCCGGACGTCCTGATCGGTTCCGACGTGATCGTCGGTTTTCCGGGCGAGGACGAATCGGCGTTCGAAAATTCGATGGATCTCGTCGAACGGACCCCCCTCCACCACCTGCATGTGTTCCCCTATTCCGAGCGGCCGGGGACGCACGCCGCGACACTGACCGAAAAAAGTCAAACCGCGCGGATTCGGGCGCGCTCCGAGCGACTGCGTGCGTTGGGGCGAGACAAGTGGCGGCGGTTTCTGGGGAGGCATATCGGCAGGACGCTGCCCGTTCTGGCTATTAAACCCGTCGGGGAGAACACCTTCGAGGGCCTGACGGCGAACTATCTGCCTGTCCTCGTGTCCGGCCCATGCGTGTCCGGGCGGGAATGCCTCGCGCATGTTCGGGCCGTCGAGGACACGTCGAAAGGCGGACGCCTGATCGCCGATCGCGAAGTCGATCCAACTATTTGGAATGACGGAGATATTTCACCGTACATACCTTTTGGTATCCTTCGGGCTTGA
- a CDS encoding sugar transferase, whose translation MYRERTSTLTVVSIVLDVLLAGAAFFVAYHVKIRLPGDLASLGRISEYGWLLLIYLVALLASNYLHGFYTFGRTLTNGEILTLTARSTTIVMLCIMVVLFAFKIQSISRLFVVMFGVVHFLLAMLAKLGMKNVTGRMQSQGFNTVNALIIGTGPLARRMIASISSRPELGYRLIGCVDVDPALVGTDVEGIRVIGLAGDLENILLREQVDEVFFAMPAHLIGNLPRIIWACEEIGIRFSLMADFLQTSIAKAGVRYFLDVPLLTFSTTPSQVGQLVIKAVLDRLLTAIGIIVLAPVFAAIAIAIKIDSPGPVLFRQVRSGLNGRRFTMYKFRTMVENAEQLQEELRRFNEMSGPVFKMARDPRVTRVGRWLRRTSMDELPQLVNVLMGDMSLVGPRPPIPEEVERYERWQRRRLSMRPGLTCYWQISGRNEVNFAEWMEMDLLYIDNWSLKLDFVILGKTIPAVISGRGAR comes from the coding sequence TTGTATCGCGAGCGGACCTCCACGTTGACCGTGGTCTCGATCGTACTGGACGTGCTGCTGGCCGGCGCCGCGTTTTTTGTCGCCTACCACGTCAAGATCCGGCTGCCCGGCGATCTGGCGAGTCTCGGCCGGATTTCCGAGTACGGCTGGCTACTGCTCATCTATCTTGTCGCGCTGCTCGCCTCGAATTACCTGCATGGCTTCTACACGTTCGGGCGCACACTGACGAATGGCGAGATCCTGACGCTCACGGCGAGATCTACGACCATCGTGATGCTGTGCATCATGGTCGTGCTCTTCGCGTTCAAGATCCAGTCGATTTCTCGTCTGTTCGTCGTCATGTTCGGAGTCGTGCATTTCCTGCTCGCGATGCTCGCCAAATTGGGGATGAAAAACGTCACGGGGCGCATGCAGAGCCAGGGCTTCAACACCGTCAACGCGCTCATCATCGGGACGGGACCACTCGCAAGACGGATGATCGCCAGCATTTCCTCCCGCCCGGAACTCGGATACCGCCTCATTGGATGCGTGGACGTCGATCCGGCGCTCGTGGGAACGGACGTCGAAGGGATTCGCGTGATCGGCCTCGCGGGCGACCTGGAGAACATCCTGCTGCGCGAGCAGGTGGACGAGGTGTTCTTCGCGATGCCCGCCCACCTGATCGGCAACCTGCCGCGCATCATCTGGGCGTGCGAGGAGATCGGCATCCGCTTCTCGCTCATGGCCGACTTCCTGCAAACCTCGATCGCCAAGGCCGGAGTCCGGTACTTTCTCGACGTACCCCTCTTGACCTTTTCGACCACCCCCTCGCAGGTCGGCCAGCTCGTCATCAAGGCCGTTCTGGACCGTTTGCTCACGGCGATCGGGATCATTGTCCTCGCACCGGTCTTCGCCGCGATCGCCATCGCCATCAAGATCGACAGCCCGGGACCCGTGTTGTTTCGTCAGGTGCGCTCGGGTCTGAACGGCCGGCGATTCACGATGTACAAATTCCGGACGATGGTGGAGAACGCCGAACAGTTGCAGGAGGAACTGCGCCGCTTCAACGAAATGTCGGGTCCCGTTTTCAAAATGGCCCGCGATCCGCGCGTCACACGGGTTGGGCGTTGGCTGCGTCGCACGAGCATGGACGAATTGCCTCAGCTCGTGAATGTGCTGATGGGCGACATGAGCCTCGTAGGTCCGCGCCCGCCGATACCCGAGGAGGTCGAGCGCTACGAGCGGTGGCAGCGCCGACGGCTCTCGATGCGGCCCGGACTGACCTGCTACTGGCAGATCTCGGGGCGCAACGAGGTGAATTTCGCCGAGTGGATGGAGATGGACCTGTTATACATCGACAACTGGTCGCTCAAGCTCGACTTCGTGATCCTCGGCAAGACCATTCCCGCGGTGATTTCGGGCCGCGGCGCCCGCTGA
- a CDS encoding TonB-dependent receptor, protein MFRWIFAAFALLVAVPNAFAQSPLFDDATLGDFGAARLLDPLGDVTADRGASVTEYGPDDLEALGARDVAEALDLLVGGFVNVGDTRDGRLEREIRLRGRDPRALRVFVDGVPIDHARFGTTDLARVPLAHIALIRVSMGPVSARYGASADAGVVEILTRQVRDRFSTRFETAGGTGRAMLYSLWLGDTAGAFNYYGAASHDEAGSFLLPASFDEIPDEDGGERENSDFRRDNFYGRAGAIVTDVFSIFAGGSYEQDEAGIPIDLTRATNETDRIGHRRRVTGRMHILTKPARVFELRGLAYVSEDAERLDRFADRDAQTEFREFHDRDLRFGVRLAPTLDFGPWSRVRLSGEWRTDDAEQWRQGFDRDEFGREQLMAAIEDDVRPHEKVAISAGVAYESARADFEASDESPDTLSLVGPRGSIVVGPFAGVDIYASGALKGRFPTLVEQFDEVNGNLELEPEQTTQVEIGSRYGGSTKVGGSLAIFGSETTEVVRASYDDLAFEFGALENGGTITTGGATAAIFARPIERLYARAAYTFAASKYEPDLPGLEDSVDPLFSPTSDADLLVSYRLEMGLGAAIGWSYVSDRADSVLGDVDPLPFYSLLHARISYNYRDNLELWIAGQNATDVYYELERHQPMAGRFVHGGIRLMY, encoded by the coding sequence ATGTTTCGCTGGATTTTCGCCGCGTTCGCACTGCTCGTCGCCGTCCCGAACGCCTTTGCACAGTCCCCGCTTTTTGACGACGCCACCCTTGGCGATTTCGGCGCAGCGCGCCTCCTGGATCCCCTCGGCGACGTGACCGCCGATCGGGGCGCGAGCGTCACGGAGTACGGCCCGGACGATCTGGAAGCGCTCGGAGCGCGGGATGTCGCCGAGGCGCTGGACTTGCTGGTCGGCGGGTTCGTCAACGTCGGCGACACGCGCGACGGACGACTTGAGCGCGAGATCCGATTGCGTGGCCGCGATCCCCGCGCGCTTCGCGTCTTCGTGGACGGCGTCCCCATCGACCACGCCCGGTTCGGGACAACCGATCTCGCGAGGGTTCCCCTCGCCCACATCGCGCTGATTCGCGTGAGCATGGGTCCCGTCTCCGCGCGCTACGGTGCGTCAGCCGACGCGGGTGTCGTCGAAATTCTGACGAGGCAGGTGCGTGACCGGTTCTCCACGCGGTTCGAAACCGCGGGCGGGACGGGCCGCGCGATGCTGTACTCGTTGTGGCTCGGCGACACGGCGGGGGCGTTCAACTATTACGGGGCGGCCTCGCACGACGAGGCCGGGAGTTTTCTTCTCCCGGCGAGTTTCGACGAAATTCCCGACGAAGACGGCGGCGAACGCGAAAACTCCGACTTTCGCCGCGACAACTTTTACGGACGCGCGGGCGCCATCGTGACGGACGTATTCTCGATCTTCGCCGGCGGTTCTTATGAACAGGACGAAGCCGGAATCCCGATCGACCTGACGCGCGCGACGAACGAAACCGATCGGATCGGCCACCGCCGCCGCGTGACGGGGCGCATGCACATCCTCACGAAGCCCGCCCGCGTCTTCGAACTGCGCGGACTTGCCTACGTCAGCGAGGACGCCGAGCGACTGGACCGTTTCGCGGACCGCGACGCGCAAACGGAATTCCGCGAGTTTCACGACCGCGACCTTCGTTTCGGTGTGCGGCTCGCGCCGACGCTCGACTTCGGGCCGTGGTCGCGGGTGCGCTTGAGCGGCGAGTGGCGCACAGATGACGCCGAACAGTGGCGTCAGGGGTTCGATCGCGACGAATTCGGACGCGAGCAACTGATGGCCGCGATCGAAGACGATGTTCGGCCACACGAAAAAGTGGCGATCAGCGCGGGGGTGGCGTACGAGTCCGCGCGTGCGGACTTCGAGGCGTCGGACGAATCGCCCGACACCCTCTCGCTCGTCGGTCCGCGCGGTTCCATTGTCGTCGGACCGTTTGCGGGCGTGGACATTTACGCAAGCGGGGCGCTCAAGGGGCGATTCCCGACGCTGGTCGAGCAGTTCGACGAGGTGAACGGCAACCTCGAACTCGAACCGGAACAAACGACGCAGGTCGAAATCGGCTCCCGTTACGGCGGATCGACGAAGGTTGGCGGCTCGCTGGCGATCTTCGGAAGCGAAACGACCGAGGTCGTTCGCGCGTCGTACGACGATCTCGCGTTCGAGTTCGGTGCGCTCGAAAACGGCGGAACGATCACGACGGGCGGGGCGACCGCCGCAATTTTTGCGAGGCCCATCGAGCGCCTGTACGCCCGGGCGGCCTACACGTTCGCAGCGTCGAAATACGAACCGGATCTTCCCGGCCTCGAAGATTCGGTCGATCCGCTGTTTTCTCCCACGAGCGACGCCGATCTGCTCGTCTCATATCGGCTCGAGATGGGACTCGGAGCGGCGATCGGGTGGAGCTACGTGTCGGACCGGGCGGACAGCGTGCTGGGCGACGTCGACCCCCTTCCCTTCTATTCTCTGTTGCACGCGCGGATCTCGTACAACTACCGTGACAACCTTGAACTTTGGATCGCCGGTCAGAACGCCACGGACGTTTATTATGAGTTGGAACGACATCAGCCCATGGCCGGCCGGTTCGTCCACGGCGGAATCCGGCTGATGTACTGA
- a CDS encoding FAD-binding oxidoreductase translates to MSDVMNPAVDGELAATANESTKTCWRSLMTKRSVFIEIWDNLPIWFFYLEAIGLLHFLVANVPRAEFDRIGIPVCSFALTTVFPLFWVVAYYIERVRNSKRLAPFGPSKYVVPAVIATIPVVVYAWYAALPFFRFELRMSSLVRFFELMQLFWIGAFIVHVGVKKRAAGLVTFFVVCWVYGTILENGGIVMGYFFEPGYRFYLGRLPAPFATMMGWCLAFYACIWIAEFWRERFPALKGSVIGSALLITTLAISLDLQLDPLASLSGVFWRWNEHLPPWFLSVPFVNYVAWFCAFLPFAYAYFLILNRTDLNASMKNWNLLKLVPNVCVIAALMFFGIMAVAEGGFSGPTYVILGEFIEKILPY, encoded by the coding sequence ATGTCCGATGTGATGAATCCGGCGGTGGATGGAGAGTTGGCGGCGACGGCGAACGAATCGACAAAAACCTGTTGGCGTTCGCTGATGACCAAGCGTTCGGTCTTCATTGAAATCTGGGACAATCTGCCGATCTGGTTCTTTTACCTCGAAGCCATTGGGCTGCTGCATTTCCTCGTCGCCAACGTTCCGCGGGCCGAGTTCGACCGAATCGGCATTCCTGTCTGCTCGTTCGCGCTGACGACCGTCTTTCCGCTCTTCTGGGTCGTCGCGTATTACATCGAACGCGTCCGGAACTCGAAGCGTCTCGCGCCCTTCGGACCGAGTAAATATGTCGTACCTGCCGTCATTGCGACGATCCCCGTCGTCGTCTACGCCTGGTATGCGGCGCTGCCGTTTTTCCGGTTTGAACTGCGGATGAGTTCGCTGGTTCGATTCTTCGAGCTGATGCAACTGTTCTGGATCGGCGCGTTCATCGTTCATGTCGGCGTGAAAAAACGCGCCGCCGGTCTCGTCACGTTTTTCGTCGTTTGCTGGGTGTACGGAACGATCCTTGAGAACGGCGGCATCGTTATGGGGTACTTCTTCGAGCCGGGGTATCGATTCTACCTCGGTCGCCTCCCCGCGCCCTTTGCCACGATGATGGGTTGGTGTCTCGCGTTCTACGCGTGCATCTGGATTGCGGAGTTCTGGCGCGAGCGCTTTCCGGCGCTGAAGGGGAGCGTCATCGGCAGCGCGCTTCTCATAACGACACTCGCCATTTCACTCGACCTCCAGCTCGACCCGCTCGCCAGTCTCTCGGGCGTCTTCTGGCGGTGGAACGAGCACCTGCCGCCCTGGTTCTTATCGGTGCCATTCGTCAACTACGTCGCTTGGTTCTGCGCGTTCCTGCCGTTCGCATACGCGTACTTCCTCATCCTGAACCGGACGGATTTGAACGCGTCCATGAAGAACTGGAATCTCCTGAAGCTTGTGCCCAACGTGTGCGTGATCGCGGCCCTCATGTTTTTCGGAATCATGGCGGTGGCCGAGGGCGGTTTCTCCGGCCCGACGTACGTGATCCTGGGCGAATTCATCGAAAAAATTCTCCCGTACTGA
- a CDS encoding tetratricopeptide repeat protein codes for MKRTFIKVFACLLCVLAASVALAQSESQPESVRDFHVAMGVASFETGDFETAYAHLERARQVAARDPVVLLLHAQSAIELGRYERALDSLTTILADAPTDPDALFYVGYTHYRRGQYREAAVAFGSAQSAGCRFETLPYYQGASLYRLGDFERARFFLDVAVESSPRSAPSSLFYLGAVEYELGRYDDAADHLEAVAKSTPNTPLGRAATDLAREARRRARNEKWYDARVSAGGAYDTNVIYESDVDVSPNREGAFVFGDLGATVYPYRSPAGHVGFGGEYYQSVHANRDDARLREFDLTRLAARADLMSRLLSGSPALYGNLTYTFSNATLGGETFQNTHEADVGATLAETPATATRVRVTTQWKAFPDFTGRDATWLSPAVAQLVYFAENRGRASVEAAYEHNEADSDSYDYRGGGGAVALVTPIFAKLEGLADAQVRYLTYVFHPDERIDRRFTADVGLRWWLGDVFSVTAGYRHARNVSSRDYSWEKNVTSLFVSATF; via the coding sequence TTGAAACGCACGTTTATCAAGGTTTTCGCGTGTTTGCTGTGCGTTTTGGCGGCTTCGGTCGCGTTGGCTCAGAGTGAATCCCAACCCGAAAGCGTCCGGGATTTCCACGTCGCGATGGGCGTCGCCAGTTTCGAGACCGGCGATTTCGAGACGGCTTATGCCCACCTCGAACGGGCTCGTCAGGTCGCCGCTCGCGATCCCGTCGTCCTGCTGCTCCACGCCCAGTCGGCGATCGAACTGGGTCGATACGAGCGCGCGCTGGACTCCCTGACGACCATCCTCGCCGATGCGCCGACCGACCCGGATGCGCTGTTTTACGTCGGCTACACGCACTACCGTCGCGGTCAGTACCGCGAGGCCGCGGTGGCTTTCGGCTCGGCTCAAAGCGCCGGCTGCCGGTTCGAAACTCTGCCCTATTATCAGGGCGCCAGCCTTTACCGACTCGGCGATTTCGAGCGCGCGCGCTTCTTTCTCGATGTCGCCGTCGAATCCTCGCCGCGGAGCGCTCCATCCAGCCTCTTTTACCTGGGCGCCGTCGAATACGAACTCGGTCGATATGACGACGCGGCGGATCATCTGGAGGCCGTCGCCAAGTCCACGCCGAACACGCCGCTCGGCCGGGCGGCTACGGATCTGGCTCGGGAGGCGCGTCGCCGCGCGCGAAACGAGAAGTGGTACGACGCACGGGTTTCGGCGGGCGGCGCGTACGACACGAATGTGATCTACGAGTCGGATGTCGACGTCTCGCCGAATCGGGAAGGCGCGTTCGTTTTCGGCGACCTCGGCGCGACGGTGTATCCTTATCGCTCGCCCGCCGGACATGTCGGGTTTGGCGGCGAGTACTACCAGAGCGTTCATGCGAACCGCGACGACGCGCGTCTGCGGGAGTTCGATCTGACGCGACTCGCGGCGAGGGCCGACCTGATGTCGCGGCTTCTTTCCGGATCGCCGGCGCTCTACGGAAATCTGACGTACACGTTTTCAAACGCCACGCTCGGCGGCGAGACGTTTCAGAACACGCACGAAGCCGACGTCGGAGCGACGCTAGCCGAGACCCCGGCGACCGCGACGCGCGTACGTGTGACGACGCAATGGAAAGCGTTTCCCGACTTCACGGGGCGCGACGCGACCTGGCTTTCGCCCGCGGTCGCTCAACTCGTGTACTTCGCCGAAAATCGCGGTCGCGCGAGTGTCGAAGCCGCGTACGAACACAACGAGGCGGACAGCGATTCGTACGACTATCGCGGCGGCGGCGGCGCCGTGGCGTTGGTCACGCCGATATTTGCCAAACTGGAGGGGCTCGCAGACGCCCAGGTCCGGTATCTCACATACGTCTTCCATCCGGACGAACGAATCGATCGTCGCTTCACCGCCGACGTTGGACTGCGTTGGTGGCTGGGTGATGTGTTTTCGGTGACGGCCGGCTACCGCCACGCGCGCAACGTCTCGTCCCGGGATTATTCCTGGGAAAAGAACGTCACCAGCCTTTTCGTTTCGGCCACCTTCTGA
- a CDS encoding PAS domain S-box protein, producing MAKTALARFTDDRRAELAGSFARLFADAFPDEIEDERNRTARLRKIAAWAIGLFQLLAENLNNPNDTRVFEYQKTLIHSGDLASFGVPDLVKSCLLINRTFQIVWQDVPGPRPASDDTERIRQAVEELVLSAAGFFDEKLRQNDRFVDGLFEGADLIFMMLDTGGRIARVNDLVATLFGKPREELISRGLAGFVHEDDLPLVTRSVGLVLAGTPRIFEMRVRGAGEQTRILHVFLTPLTETGQIVGMRLVAQDVTKQKTLQDALRRSEEKFHALLEHSPSPILIVRTEDGSLIEINRRGAEVVGIDEGQVRAASLLDVFQKDSGRAAIELLQAAIHYGTAEASGLGLRTGQQSWTRVNVSASAIEYGADRVVQLVLSESPPDVESVPHHDPEEAEREVRRLRDDAVRAALDLALARLERDARHWMHAQFRADSEANAEPRASRVGQVLDLLERLEFRRTNRDGLVDLAGGLEDLVALLREIYGRRIVFHLRQSELFRVADNYDRVLPAVSAVILAAVEATRSGDIYVRGEMNGGLNIIQVMDTGEQIPHEGVEIGRVAGNPAIGGRRHWDLYRDALCAMENAGGGLQIRPDRLGGARVTLTIPGARWDEVSEPAPHTLMVLPDMELPAVATDDSRDS from the coding sequence GTGGCGAAAACCGCGCTGGCGCGTTTTACCGACGATCGTCGCGCCGAACTCGCGGGTTCGTTTGCGCGTCTGTTCGCCGACGCCTTCCCCGATGAAATCGAGGACGAGCGCAACCGCACGGCGCGGCTCCGCAAGATCGCGGCGTGGGCGATCGGGTTGTTTCAACTGCTCGCGGAAAACCTGAACAACCCGAACGACACCCGCGTCTTCGAGTATCAGAAGACGCTGATCCACTCCGGCGACCTGGCGTCGTTCGGAGTTCCCGATCTGGTCAAGTCGTGCCTTCTCATCAACCGGACTTTTCAGATCGTCTGGCAGGATGTTCCCGGCCCGCGACCGGCCTCGGACGATACCGAGCGAATCCGCCAGGCCGTCGAGGAACTCGTCCTTTCCGCGGCCGGGTTCTTCGACGAGAAGCTGCGTCAGAACGATCGGTTCGTCGATGGACTTTTTGAAGGCGCGGACCTGATCTTCATGATGCTCGACACGGGCGGACGCATCGCGCGCGTCAACGATCTGGTCGCCACGCTGTTCGGCAAACCGCGCGAGGAGTTGATCAGCCGCGGGCTGGCGGGCTTCGTTCACGAAGACGATCTACCCCTCGTCACGAGGTCGGTCGGCCTGGTTCTGGCCGGCACGCCGCGAATTTTCGAAATGCGCGTTCGCGGCGCCGGGGAACAGACGAGAATTCTGCACGTCTTTCTGACGCCGCTTACCGAGACGGGCCAGATCGTCGGCATGCGTCTCGTTGCGCAGGACGTCACAAAGCAGAAGACCCTTCAGGATGCCCTTCGACGCAGCGAGGAGAAGTTCCACGCGCTGCTCGAGCACTCGCCCAGCCCCATCCTGATCGTTCGAACGGAGGACGGTTCGCTGATCGAGATCAATCGGCGCGGCGCGGAGGTGGTCGGCATCGACGAGGGCCAAGTGCGCGCCGCGTCCCTGCTGGACGTTTTTCAGAAGGATTCCGGCCGCGCGGCGATCGAACTGCTGCAGGCCGCCATCCATTACGGTACGGCGGAGGCGTCGGGGCTCGGGCTCCGAACCGGCCAACAGTCATGGACGCGGGTCAACGTCTCCGCTTCGGCCATCGAGTACGGGGCGGACCGCGTCGTGCAACTCGTTCTTTCCGAATCGCCGCCCGACGTCGAGTCGGTCCCTCATCACGACCCGGAAGAAGCGGAGCGCGAAGTCCGCCGTCTTCGCGACGACGCGGTTCGCGCGGCGCTCGATTTGGCGCTGGCGCGGCTGGAACGCGATGCGCGCCACTGGATGCACGCGCAATTTCGGGCAGACTCCGAAGCGAATGCGGAGCCCCGGGCGTCCCGCGTCGGCCAGGTGCTTGATCTTCTCGAACGCCTCGAATTTCGGCGGACGAATCGCGACGGGCTCGTCGATCTCGCCGGAGGACTCGAGGATCTCGTCGCGCTTCTGCGGGAGATTTACGGTCGGCGCATCGTTTTTCACCTCCGGCAATCGGAATTGTTTCGCGTGGCCGACAACTACGATCGTGTGCTGCCGGCGGTCTCCGCCGTCATCCTCGCGGCGGTCGAGGCGACACGATCAGGCGACATCTATGTTCGTGGCGAGATGAACGGCGGTCTGAACATTATCCAGGTCATGGACACGGGCGAGCAGATCCCGCATGAGGGTGTCGAAATCGGTCGCGTCGCGGGCAATCCCGCGATCGGCGGGCGTCGCCACTGGGACTTGTACCGCGATGCCCTTTGTGCGATGGAAAATGCCGGCGGGGGCCTGCAGATCCGCCCCGATCGGCTCGGAGGCGCCCGCGTGACGTTGACCATTCCCGGCGCGCGTTGGGACGAAGTGAGCGAACCCGCTCCTCACACGCTGATGGTGCTGCCGGATATGGAGCTTCCGGCGGTCGCCACAGACGATTCTCGGGATTCATGA
- the mnmA gene encoding tRNA 2-thiouridine(34) synthase MnmA: protein MSGGVDSSVAVALLLRRGYEVVGATMRVYDYSGVSRCGTCCAPDDIHDAKRVADKLGIAHYTLNYEDRFADSVIRPFVDEYLRGRTPIPCIACNDRMKFRAMLARASELDCEILATGHYARVHRDGSRVRLLRGRDASKDQTYFLFNLDEEQLGHIEFPVGELDKAEVRALAEELDLPVSHKPDSQEICFVPGGDYAAVVEKAVGDSVNLTGELVDRSGRVVGQHDGYHRFTVGQRKGLGALGPDPHYVLKIEATTARVTVGTADEVYFSALRCDRFHWIGETPSSPIGATVRIRHQHAGAAATIHPTSGGVRVEFERPVRAVSPGQAAVAYNGDVVLGGGYIDEGFLAERA, encoded by the coding sequence ATGAGCGGCGGCGTCGATTCTTCCGTTGCCGTGGCCCTTCTGCTTCGGCGCGGCTACGAGGTCGTCGGCGCGACCATGCGCGTGTACGACTACTCGGGCGTTTCGCGCTGCGGAACCTGCTGCGCGCCCGACGATATTCACGACGCCAAGCGCGTGGCGGACAAACTGGGGATCGCCCACTACACGCTGAACTATGAGGATCGCTTCGCGGATTCGGTCATTCGGCCCTTCGTGGACGAGTACCTTCGCGGACGCACGCCGATCCCGTGCATCGCGTGCAACGATCGAATGAAGTTTCGCGCGATGCTGGCCCGCGCGTCGGAGCTGGACTGCGAGATCCTTGCGACCGGCCATTACGCCCGCGTTCACCGAGACGGTTCGCGCGTTCGTCTGCTGCGCGGACGCGACGCGTCGAAGGATCAGACCTACTTCCTGTTCAATCTCGACGAGGAGCAGCTCGGGCATATCGAATTTCCCGTCGGCGAACTGGACAAGGCCGAAGTGCGCGCCCTCGCCGAGGAACTCGATCTGCCGGTATCGCACAAACCCGACAGCCAGGAGATCTGCTTCGTGCCCGGGGGGGATTACGCGGCCGTCGTGGAGAAAGCCGTGGGCGACAGCGTCAATCTGACGGGCGAACTCGTCGATCGGTCGGGACGCGTCGTCGGCCAGCACGACGGGTATCATCGTTTCACGGTAGGCCAGCGCAAGGGACTCGGCGCGCTCGGCCCCGACCCTCACTACGTGCTGAAGATCGAGGCGACAACCGCCCGCGTGACCGTAGGAACCGCCGACGAGGTCTACTTCAGTGCGCTTCGATGCGACCGCTTTCACTGGATCGGCGAAACGCCCTCGTCGCCCATCGGCGCAACCGTGAGGATTCGGCACCAGCACGCCGGAGCGGCGGCGACAATCCATCCGACTTCGGGTGGCGTACGCGTAGAGTTCGAACGACCCGTGCGCGCGGTTTCACCCGGCCAAGCCGCCGTGGCATACAACGGCGACGTCGTGCTTGGGGGCGGTTACATCGACGAGGGATTCCTCGCGGAGCGGGCATGA
- the trxA gene encoding thioredoxin encodes MADLIHFTDSNFDTEVLQSDVPVLVDFWAPWCGPCQMVGPIVEELATQFAGQMKVGKLNVDENQRVAMEYKVRGIPTIILFKNGKPADQVVGARPKAQLEQFVQAHL; translated from the coding sequence ATGGCCGATTTGATTCACTTTACGGACTCCAACTTCGACACCGAAGTTCTTCAGTCCGATGTTCCCGTTCTCGTCGATTTTTGGGCGCCGTGGTGCGGGCCCTGTCAGATGGTCGGCCCGATCGTCGAGGAACTGGCCACGCAATTCGCCGGTCAGATGAAGGTCGGCAAGCTGAACGTCGACGAGAACCAGCGCGTCGCCATGGAATACAAAGTTCGCGGCATTCCGACGATCATCCTGTTCAAGAACGGCAAGCCGGCCGATCAGGTTGTGGGCGCGCGTCCCAAGGCCCAACTCGAGCAGTTCGTCCAGGCCCACCTCTAG